In one window of Eubalaena glacialis isolate mEubGla1 chromosome 13, mEubGla1.1.hap2.+ XY, whole genome shotgun sequence DNA:
- the NSFL1C gene encoding NSFL1 cofactor p47 isoform X3 encodes MAAERQDSLREFVAVTGAEEDRARFFLESAGWDLQIALASFYEDGGDEDIVTISQATPSSVSRGTAPSDNRVTSFRDLIHDQDEDEEDEEGQRFYAGGSERSGQQIVGPPRKKSPNELVDDLFKGAKEHGAVAVERVTKSPGETSKPRVHVVLKLWKSGFSLDNGELRSYQDPSNAQFLESIRRGEVPAELRRLAHGGQVNLDMEDHRDEDFVKPKGAFKAFTGEGQKLGSTAPQVLNTSSPAQQAENEAKASSSISIDESQPTTNIQIRLADGGRLVQKFNHSHRYLALCGLAYSKRVPETPTNRISDIRLFIVDARPAMAATSFVLMTTFPNKELADESQTLKEANLLNAVIVQRLT; translated from the exons ATCGCCCTAGCAAGCTTTTATGAGGATGGAGGGGACGAAGACATTGTGACCATTTCGCAGGCAACCCCCAGTTCAGTATCCAGAGGCACAGCCCCCAG CGATAATAGGGTGACATCCTTCAGAGACCTCATTCATGACCAAGACGAGGAcgaggaggatgaggagggtCAGAG GTTTTATGCCGGGGGCTCAGAGAGAAGTGGACAGCAGATTGTTGGCCCTCCCAGGAAGAAAAGTCCCAACGAGCTGGTGGACGATCTCTTTAAAGGTGCCAAGGAACATGGAGCCGTAGCTGTGGAGCGAGTGACCAAGAGCCCTGGAGAGACCAGTAAACCAAGA GTTCATGTAGTGTTGAAGCTCTGGAAGAGTGGATTCAGCCTGGACAATGGTGAACTCAGAAGCTACCAAGACCCATCcaatgcccagtttctggagtcTATCCGCAGAGG AGAGGTGCCAGCAGAGCTGCGGAGGTTAGCTCACGGTGGGCAGGTGAACTTGGACATGGAGGACCATCGGGACGAGGACTTCGTGAAGCCCAAGGGAGCCTTCAAAGCTTTCACTGGCGAGGGTCAGAAACTGGGCAG CACTGCCCCCCAGGTGTTGAATACCAGCTCTCCAGCCCAACAGGCAGAAAATGAAGCCAAAGCCAGCTCTTCCATCTCAATTGATGAGTCACAGCCTACCACAAACATCCAAATACGGCTTGCTGATGGCGGGAGGCTGGTGCAGAAATTTAACCACAGCCACAGGTACCTTGCATTATGTGGCCTGGCTTATTCTAAGAGGGTCCCAGAAACTCCCACAAACAG GATCAGCGACATCCGACTCTTCATCGTGGACGCCCGGCCGGCCATGGCTGCCACCAGCTTTGTCCTCATGACCACCTTCCCAAACAAAGAGCTGGCTGACGAGAGCCAGACCCTGAAGGAAGCCAACCTGCTCAATGCCGTCATCGTGCAGCGGTTAACATAA
- the NSFL1C gene encoding NSFL1 cofactor p47 isoform X1, producing MAAERQDSLREFVAVTGAEEDRARFFLESAGWDLQIALASFYEDGGDEDIVTISQATPSSVSRGTAPSDNRVTSFRDLIHDQDEDEEDEEGQRFYAGGSERSGQQIVGPPRKKSPNELVDDLFKGAKEHGAVAVERVTKSPGETSKPRPFAGGGYRLGAAPEEESAYVAGERRRHSGQDVHVVLKLWKSGFSLDNGELRSYQDPSNAQFLESIRRGEVPAELRRLAHGGQVNLDMEDHRDEDFVKPKGAFKAFTGEGQKLGSTAPQVLNTSSPAQQAENEAKASSSISIDESQPTTNIQIRLADGGRLVQKFNHSHRYLALCGLAYSKRVPETPTNRISDIRLFIVDARPAMAATSFVLMTTFPNKELADESQTLKEANLLNAVIVQRLT from the exons ATCGCCCTAGCAAGCTTTTATGAGGATGGAGGGGACGAAGACATTGTGACCATTTCGCAGGCAACCCCCAGTTCAGTATCCAGAGGCACAGCCCCCAG CGATAATAGGGTGACATCCTTCAGAGACCTCATTCATGACCAAGACGAGGAcgaggaggatgaggagggtCAGAG GTTTTATGCCGGGGGCTCAGAGAGAAGTGGACAGCAGATTGTTGGCCCTCCCAGGAAGAAAAGTCCCAACGAGCTGGTGGACGATCTCTTTAAAGGTGCCAAGGAACATGGAGCCGTAGCTGTGGAGCGAGTGACCAAGAGCCCTGGAGAGACCAGTAAACCAAGA CCATTTGCAGGAGGTGGCTACCGCCTTGGAGCAGCACCAGAGGAAGAGTCTGCCTATGTGGCAGGAGAAAGGAGGCGGCATTCCGGCCAAGAT GTTCATGTAGTGTTGAAGCTCTGGAAGAGTGGATTCAGCCTGGACAATGGTGAACTCAGAAGCTACCAAGACCCATCcaatgcccagtttctggagtcTATCCGCAGAGG AGAGGTGCCAGCAGAGCTGCGGAGGTTAGCTCACGGTGGGCAGGTGAACTTGGACATGGAGGACCATCGGGACGAGGACTTCGTGAAGCCCAAGGGAGCCTTCAAAGCTTTCACTGGCGAGGGTCAGAAACTGGGCAG CACTGCCCCCCAGGTGTTGAATACCAGCTCTCCAGCCCAACAGGCAGAAAATGAAGCCAAAGCCAGCTCTTCCATCTCAATTGATGAGTCACAGCCTACCACAAACATCCAAATACGGCTTGCTGATGGCGGGAGGCTGGTGCAGAAATTTAACCACAGCCACAGGTACCTTGCATTATGTGGCCTGGCTTATTCTAAGAGGGTCCCAGAAACTCCCACAAACAG GATCAGCGACATCCGACTCTTCATCGTGGACGCCCGGCCGGCCATGGCTGCCACCAGCTTTGTCCTCATGACCACCTTCCCAAACAAAGAGCTGGCTGACGAGAGCCAGACCCTGAAGGAAGCCAACCTGCTCAATGCCGTCATCGTGCAGCGGTTAACATAA
- the NSFL1C gene encoding NSFL1 cofactor p47 isoform X2 — MAAERQDSLREFVAVTGAEEDRARFFLESAGWDLQIALASFYEDGGDEDIVTISQATPSSVSRGTAPSDNRVTSFRDLIHDQDEDEEDEEGQRFYAGGSERSGQQIVGPPRKKSPNELVDDLFKGAKEHGAVAVERVTKSPGETSKPRPFAGGGYRLGAAPEEESAYVAGERRRHSGQDVHVVLKLWKSGFSLDNGELRSYQDPSNAQFLESIRRGEVPAELRRLAHGGQVNLDMEDHRDEDFVKPKGAFKAFTGEGQKLGSTAPQVLNTSSPAQQAENEAKASSSISIDESQPTTNIQIRLADGGRLVQKFNHSHRISDIRLFIVDARPAMAATSFVLMTTFPNKELADESQTLKEANLLNAVIVQRLT; from the exons ATCGCCCTAGCAAGCTTTTATGAGGATGGAGGGGACGAAGACATTGTGACCATTTCGCAGGCAACCCCCAGTTCAGTATCCAGAGGCACAGCCCCCAG CGATAATAGGGTGACATCCTTCAGAGACCTCATTCATGACCAAGACGAGGAcgaggaggatgaggagggtCAGAG GTTTTATGCCGGGGGCTCAGAGAGAAGTGGACAGCAGATTGTTGGCCCTCCCAGGAAGAAAAGTCCCAACGAGCTGGTGGACGATCTCTTTAAAGGTGCCAAGGAACATGGAGCCGTAGCTGTGGAGCGAGTGACCAAGAGCCCTGGAGAGACCAGTAAACCAAGA CCATTTGCAGGAGGTGGCTACCGCCTTGGAGCAGCACCAGAGGAAGAGTCTGCCTATGTGGCAGGAGAAAGGAGGCGGCATTCCGGCCAAGAT GTTCATGTAGTGTTGAAGCTCTGGAAGAGTGGATTCAGCCTGGACAATGGTGAACTCAGAAGCTACCAAGACCCATCcaatgcccagtttctggagtcTATCCGCAGAGG AGAGGTGCCAGCAGAGCTGCGGAGGTTAGCTCACGGTGGGCAGGTGAACTTGGACATGGAGGACCATCGGGACGAGGACTTCGTGAAGCCCAAGGGAGCCTTCAAAGCTTTCACTGGCGAGGGTCAGAAACTGGGCAG CACTGCCCCCCAGGTGTTGAATACCAGCTCTCCAGCCCAACAGGCAGAAAATGAAGCCAAAGCCAGCTCTTCCATCTCAATTGATGAGTCACAGCCTACCACAAACATCCAAATACGGCTTGCTGATGGCGGGAGGCTGGTGCAGAAATTTAACCACAGCCACAG GATCAGCGACATCCGACTCTTCATCGTGGACGCCCGGCCGGCCATGGCTGCCACCAGCTTTGTCCTCATGACCACCTTCCCAAACAAAGAGCTGGCTGACGAGAGCCAGACCCTGAAGGAAGCCAACCTGCTCAATGCCGTCATCGTGCAGCGGTTAACATAA